The sequence agtaaaagtaaagttttatttgtatttgtcctTCTCTTTAGGGCATCTGGGCTCactcatgaaaataaaataaattctaagaTGTCTGCCTGTGATATGATGATGCAGTGTTTTGGCTATGGAAAGGTatgcatgaatatttttttctctcttgcaaATATTTTGAGAAGATTAAACCTGAACACACATCACATTTTTAGTAATATacataaatgttttcatattcatTAACAAACATGTTCTAAATCCTAGACTACGATTATAAGGATTACAAAATGAACATTCCCCTTTCCATTAGCATACCAAATCTATCAAACACAATGCACTTTCATGTTGACAGCTATTAATCACATTGAGCTGTTAAGATGTTGTTCTGTAATCATTACAGTTATACTCTGAGAGGCCAGAGTTGGGTCTGGGACTGGCTGCTTCTGTGCCCTTGATAAGTGACAGTGATTTAGCTCAAGCTAATGATGAGCCTCTCAATTCCTTTATGTGTGGATCTTTCATACGTATGGCCAAGTAAGACATTGTAATCAAGCCAAGACCTTTTATTGAATATGCATGAAGTCAGAGGACAGATTTAAATGGATATACAGCATTTCCTTACAGCAAacgtaataatttttttaactgtgCCTACACAGTTACAGTTGGAAAGGATGTCGTGTCACTGTTAAAGAGCTGCATGATCAGATTTTGCAACAATATGAAGAACGTGATGGTCTCCTGGATCTGCTCGTTTCTGAGCAGGAGTATTGCTGGTAGGACAATGAACACTCTTTAAAAGCTACAAAAGAGTTTGATAGTAAACATGTAAAGGATTGTTATTAATTAAACTTGATTTAGGTGATAAGTCTTTCTGTATCATTTTGTAGACAATATGAAACATTATTTGCAGTGCATTCACTTCCATAATGTtatgtatttctgagtgaaactgaattaaatttgtgtattttatccAATTGGACTGAATGAAACATGTTGGGCTGTGATGTTACTGGTTAATATTATATTGGTTATTATTATCTTTCCTGGGCCGCATATCTGTtcatcaaaaaacacatttcaaagcaGATAAAGATATCACTTTGAAGTATTATTAaacctaaattattatttttagagttatatattataatagacaatggatgtctttattttaatgttattaagatcctattgtagttttttttttctttctaagtttgcattttaaatttaatatttatgttgtagtaattttgtcgtttttagttttgttttttaatgtctatacattttttattcatttgtatttcagttttagtttttcagtacatagactaattaaaaattagaaattttataacatttattttatttcacttaaaaaaaaaattagttttagcTGAAGTTTTAGTTCCCTATATCAATAACCCTGGTTAGAATCATGCGCAATTAAACCAGTGACATTTTTCGACAGATTAATTAAggtccattttaatttaatgctgacAGAAATGGAATACTTGAATTGTGGAATACGtcatctgaaaatgaaaattttatcatcatttactgaaGTAATTCAAAACCTGTATTATTTTTCGCTACGTTGTTATTTGTTATCTAAATACACTGTGCAGTAGCAATGGTTACTATTATATCCTGTGCAGTCAGCTGTCTCACCCGcacctgctgctgctgatggCTGTGAGTATGTCCATTGACCTGGACAGCACAAAGCTAGTCTATGAGAGGGTAAATGTGGGGTCCCTGTACAGTCTGCTGCACCAAAGGGTAATATTTGAAATTTCAAAAAGATTTATAAATGGCTGAGAAGTGgttttatcttaaaatgtgttcattGTTTATTTCCACACTCTGCAGCGGGATGAGTTTCCTCTCCTACAGCTGGTTGACCTGTTATCAGTGGTGCTACAGGTGTGTGAGGTGTTAATGTACCTGCATGGACGATCTCTGGTGCTCCGGGCCCTTTCCTCACACACTGTACTCATTGTGCACCCTGGAATTGCCAAGGTTACAGGCCTTGGGTTCATTGTGCCCAGGTACACCGTCCTCATTAAAGGCATATAATAAAgaggtcatgacatgagaaatcatatttgccttgatcttttggcatataagaggtctctgtaccattaaaacatcctggaagtttcatagcttaaaacgTCCTCCTCAttgtaaacaaagcatttatttaatcaagctccaaaaatgactaTTTTTGGATCTGAGGTGCAAGATTACGTCACCTGgacacaaacatttgcataaacactgcCTCCATTGCAAGACATCGACGAATCATCATCCTCTCACCATAGGCCCCGCCCAATAGCATTCAGTCGCTTAACGGCTGACACTTGATTACGCTGAATGCGAGTATCACGTCGCGtcaaaacaaattgaaattataaTCACTGCCGCTATCTTGTCTAAATTAGATACAGTATACAGATGCACATTCACTTTCGGACACAGTCCACAGGTTTGAGTCTGTTGTCAACTGGACAAATGGAGTGAATGTTCGCATTGTCTTTGTACAGATATCAGAAGGACCCCAACGTAAGGAACAAGTGGATAGTTTATATTTAATGGCACCCCGGATTGTTTCAGTGGATTGATCTgagaattttgttttgtaaacgagGCACAGTCTCATGGAcagttcacaaagaaacatttgttgaaagatgaagcagtactagatctgactgcagctgcatcacaaaccaaaagtaaattatttcataatgctttgtctggaaattagcgggggtttttttgttttcaaaacacacatgcaatagTGAGGGGGTGTTGATACGGTTTCCTATGCAGTGACTATAGCCAATCACAACAGTGGCTGATTCCTGACAAGCCTTAAAGGACCCTCCAGGTTGTTTCAGATAGAGAGTCAGAATagggttgaaaataataattttcccacatatttgcttttttttttgtgcaaaaaaaaaaactttattaacattacaaGTAAACATCAAGGAACAtgttagaataataaaaaatcaatatcatgacccctttaaattatattaagactctatatatttaaaataacctgAATTTAggaaatgtgtaaattaaatggCTTCCATTCATAATGGACACAGTCTTTGGTTGTTTGACTTGTCTTTACCCTCTTTTCCAATTGCAGTGAGGGAACGACCCGCTACACCCCACCTCCTGTTCCTTTACCTCTCAGCCTTATCAACTGGGCAGCTCCAGAAGTGATCAGATGTAGAGCATGTACAGGAAAAGCTGATCTCTATAGTGTGTGCACCCTTATACAGGAGATCTATACAGGTACCTTCATGCATGCGATGCAAATTGTAGAGCTTGTGTAATAGATCTTGTTTTGTGTTGCTAGCTTGCACCTTGTAATGTAATGGAGTTATATTGCCTTGTACAGATGCTTTGCCATGGGGCTCCACAGACCCACGCTGGATAAAACGGTCGGTAGAAGCCGGTCAGGCTCTGATAGCAAACCCTGCCGTACCTGAGCCTTATTACCAGTTCCTGCAGGTGGGCCTCCAGCACAGAGCCCAGCACAGGACCAGCAACCTGCATGATTTGTGCTACAATCTACGCTGTTATATAAGGGTTTGTACAATGGTCTAGTTCTAATACTGTATCTCATAAGTATTTATCAGTGCACATGTAACATGCTTTATTTTCTGGatgtgcactactgttcaaaattggTGGGTGACATGATAGAAAAATGTAATATCAGTTAGTAAAATGATTTAGGATATGTGTATGATATTAAGGTTTTTCCAGATGTAGAGAGTAATATACAGTATCTCAGCATGAGAGTAAATGGTGCAATCTAATCTACAACAGGAGATAAGCAGCGAGAATACGAGAAGTGGAGTGAACTCATGGTCAGCTCTTCAGAGCATCCCTAGATGGAACACTGACATTAATCAGGCGAGAGAGCAGGACAAGTCTGGTGAGATTTCCATTCAGTCATGATTAGGGAAAgtacattaatttaatgtaatacatTAATATAGTTTGTCCTATTCTTTCCTTTTAGTATATCAGCACTGCAGGACTGCAGTACACAATGAGATCCAGGAAAATCACCTGGAAGGAATCTATAAAGAAGAAGAGTCCACCACAGACACTGATGACCTCCACTGGGATATTTCGCATAGTGGTGTCACTGCTTGGCATGAATGGCCAACTACCCACCATACTCCACTTTCTGAGCCACCTTGTTCTAGCTATAGTGATACAGACAAGGATCTGGCAATTAGCCGCTGTATCTCAAAGCATACTGGCTCCATTGTTCTCAACCTTAAAGTGTCTCAGGTTCTTCTACAGCAGGCTGAGCAGAGTCTGGATAATATAGAGGCCGCCCAATTGGACGCCCCATGCTTTGATGAGGTGGATGCTGTGATGAAGAGGGTGAACATGGAAAAAGAGTGCAGTGATGGTGTTGTGAAGGCTGTGGGACCACCGTTTAAAAATTATATTCCCAACTGGACCATTAATGCAGATGAGGAGGTCAGTCAGTACAGCTCAGCTCAAGATGAGAGCTTCGACAGCACATCCCTTTCTAGTAGTGTACAGGTATGTGTCacgtttgatcagtttaatatgcccttgctgaataaaagtattaatttcttgaagaaagaaaaaaaaaatacctaaatgAGTGAAACATACCCCAACAGAGATCACCTACGAAAAAGGAATAGCAATCAGTAAAGCTTAATGATTTCAATAATTTATCGAAAAAATATGAGGAATAAGCTTCACTTACAGGAGGAGAACAGGGACTTGAAGAGAGTTGAAACAACAAAAAGAGGACAGCAACAGACAGGACGTCAAAGGTCAGAGAGGTACAACAGTAAAAGAGCATTAGCAGAAAAAGACTGATATTCTGATAGCCAAAAGGagaatgatagatggatggcAACAACAGGAAGGATATATTTGAACAAATAGGCAAGAACATGacaaaaaataagcaaatacatCTCTTTGTTTCAGGTTACATGTGCAACTTGGTTTGTCGGAGACTCAGAAAGATGACACACTCCAGTCTCGTGAAAAACACATCCAAACAAAACCCTCATGGACCAGTGAGAAACAACAGCCACACCATTCATGATCTTCATGTGCAATTTATCTAGTTCAAAGACTGTCTTAGAGGTGTCATGTGACTtgttgtgtgtgtctttgtaGGTGAGGTTAGTGAAATGGTGGCCCTAATGACACGTGGGTGGTTGGGGTCACCCTTAAGTGCTTTTGGCAGCAGTGACAGTGAGGATGTAGCAGAGCAACAGCTCCACCTACAGGACAGACATAGTGTGAACGGCTACCAGGAATATGAGACCCAGGAAAGCACTGATCTGGAGCAACTATTCAAGAGTTTTGCTGGTAATAGCTGTGCCTGAAATTACtgtcaaagggatagttcacctaaaaattacatttttgtcatcatttaccgaCCCTCATGCTGTTCACCCTCttgcaactgtttggttacccacattcttcaaaatatcttcttttgtgttcatcagtAGAAAGAAACTGacaatgacaattttcatttttgggtgaactgtccctttaagatatatcattaagtgttttatttaggctcaattcaatattaaattatttttttatatatcattttaaatatttaaaaatgtatttaaatgctatttaatGCCAGGTATTCAGAGTGATAGTGAGGAGAGCACAAATTACCACACTATCAATCACACTTTTGATGTGACCAATGGAGTGCTGGAGGCGACAAGCCAGACTGAGGTGATAAACTATGacctttatttacatttgttttgtaccATTTCATTAATGTTTCTTTCCTTATTTTAATGAAACACAGCTACCCACATTTGCATATGAAATTCAGCATGCTTTTTTACATGTAGAATTTTTAAAGGTATagtaacaaaaactgtttttttaatagtCTGTTTAATAAGGCCAGTGTGAGTTTAATAAATCGTCATTTAAAACTAAATCAAGATTGTTGTACTTAAACCTTAATGTTATAGGTGGACTTCTACaacaaaatgctataaaaatgctaaatatgtaCCCTTTAATGTATGTTATGTCACAGATGAGGGAAGTTCAGATGGTTTGGACTGTACACAGAAACAGCAATCTAGCATGTTCTACACACCCAAACATCACCTGTCCAAC is a genomic window of Cyprinus carpio isolate SPL01 chromosome B10, ASM1834038v1, whole genome shotgun sequence containing:
- the LOC109096416 gene encoding uncharacterized protein LOC109096416 isoform X2 — its product is MTGVQPMPCPVLLGTVKGGGLSALLHRYTIEKKVSKVENVLKKGVGVDSMNHLGQTPLFCASLLGFASVAEKLLQYGANPNHRCNDGSTPVHAAVFSCNPWLLSSLLDSGGDLRLHDDQGRMPKDWAEAGAQENSPKILAFLKRCESQMQRLLQTHPSRDARTTPTSSKTLLSSPSLLKLLRPWASGLTHENKINSKMSACDMMMQCFGYGKLYSERPELGLGLAASVPLISDSDLAQANDEPLNSFMCGSFIRMANYSWKGCRVTVKELHDQILQQYEERDGLLDLLVSEQEYCCQLSHPHLLLLMAVSMSIDLDSTKLVYERVNVGSLYSLLHQRRDEFPLLQLVDLLSVVLQVCEVLMYLHGRSLVLRALSSHTVLIVHPGIAKVTGLGFIVPSEGTTRYTPPPVPLPLSLINWAAPEVIRCRACTGKADLYSVCTLIQEIYTDALPWGSTDPRWIKRSVEAGQALIANPAVPEPYYQFLQVGLQHRAQHRTSNLHDLCYNLRCYIREISSENTRSGVNSWSALQSIPRWNTDINQAREQDKSVYQHCRTAVHNEIQENHLEGIYKEEESTTDTDDLHWDISHSGVTAWHEWPTTHHTPLSEPPCSSYSDTDKDLAISRCISKHTGSIVLNLKVSQVLLQQAEQSLDNIEAAQLDAPCFDEVDAVMKRVNMEKECSDGVVKAVGPPFKNYIPNWTINADEEVSQYSSAQDESFDSTSLSSSVQEENRDLKRVETTKRGQQQTGRQRSERLHVQLGLSETQKDDTLQSREKHIQTKPSWTSEVSEMVALMTRGWLGSPLSAFGSSDSEDVAEQQLHLQDRHSVNGYQEYETQESTDLEQLFKSFAGIQSDSEESTNYHTINHTFDVTNGVLEATSQTEDEGSSDGLDCTQKQQSSMFYTPKHHLSNHASSGEERSQSLSSEDELDITVEVCRPNTSPAEEKQAGENSLSEYQLAQEDSKESESITPVHSCLPDLAEIADLSSISCSPANHLVWVESAEAPPIPLSRGHPPCNSTPRSPKGHRTHLKDVQVGTEPLPHLQSLLDTSPWGSAPSNTVCTESYATVSAGDSSTTNASVSSILQSPVKISISKDGKEEIDSSSSGNAEFTTASSGARQTTETSPGPSEETEHPTENNIVGEEGEEVGDDDPSDSERQCEQESSDEKVFDDEDIAEKMEGCEGENPCQKHDHHPDRNPADNANSQKRDKSHSLDETERASSTLDEDLQRMFLERATEQRNPRDPGSLVSDIKGEGDVREDLGPPEGDYIETAAECINKLGEKIEAADQEKHPNSRVLEQILPESVKLHC
- the LOC109096416 gene encoding uncharacterized protein LOC109096416 isoform X1 translates to MTGVQPMPCPVLLGTVKGGGLSALLHRYTIEKKVSKVENVLKKGVGVDSMNHLGQTPLFCASLLGFASVAEKLLQYGANPNHRCNDGSTPVHAAVFSCNPWLLSSLLDSGGDLRLHDDQGRMPKDWAEAGAQENSPKILAFLKRCESQMQRLLQTHPSRDARTTPTSSKTLLSSPSLLKLLRPWASGLTHENKINSKMSACDMMMQCFGYGKLYSERPELGLGLAASVPLISDSDLAQANDEPLNSFMCGSFIRMANYSWKGCRVTVKELHDQILQQYEERDGLLDLLVSEQEYCCQLSHPHLLLLMAVSMSIDLDSTKLVYERVNVGSLYSLLHQRRDEFPLLQLVDLLSVVLQVCEVLMYLHGRSLVLRALSSHTVLIVHPGIAKVTGLGFIVPSEGTTRYTPPPVPLPLSLINWAAPEVIRCRACTGKADLYSVCTLIQEIYTDALPWGSTDPRWIKRSVEAGQALIANPAVPEPYYQFLQVGLQHRAQHRTSNLHDLCYNLRCYIREISSENTRSGVNSWSALQSIPRWNTDINQAREQDKSVYQHCRTAVHNEIQENHLEGIYKEEESTTDTDDLHWDISHSGVTAWHEWPTTHHTPLSEPPCSSYSDTDKDLAISRCISKHTGSIVLNLKVSQVLLQQAEQSLDNIEAAQLDAPCFDEVDAVMKRVNMEKECSDGVVKAVGPPFKNYIPNWTINADEEVSQYSSAQDESFDSTSLSSSVQEENRDLKRVETTKRGQQQTGRQRSERLHVQLGLSETQKDDTLQSREKHIQTKPSWTSEVSEMVALMTRGWLGSPLSAFGSSDSEDVAEQQLHLQDRHSVNGYQEYETQESTDLEQLFKSFAGIQSDSEESTNYHTINHTFDVTNGVLEATSQTEDEGSSDGLDCTQKQQSSMFYTPKHHLSNHASSGEERSQSLSSEDELDITVEVCRPNTSPAEEKQAGENSLSEYQLAQEDSKESESITPVHSCLPDLAEIADLSSISCSPANHLVWVESAEAPPIPLSRGHPPCNSTPRSPKGHRTHLKDVQVGTEPLPHLQSLLDTSPWGSAPSNTVCTESYATVSAGDSSTTNASVSSILQSPVKISISKDGKEEIDSSSSGNAEFTTASSGARQTTETSPGPSEETEHPTENNIVGEEGEEVGDDDPSDSERQCEQESSDEKVFDDEDIAEKMEGCEGENPCQKHDHHPDRNPADNANSQKRDKSHSLDETERASSTLDEDLQRMFLERATEQRNPRDPGSLVSDIKGEGDVREDLGPPEGDYIETAAECINKLGEKIEAADQEKHPNSRVLEQILPESVKLHC
- the LOC109096416 gene encoding uncharacterized protein LOC109096416 isoform X3 — protein: MTGVQPMPCPVLLGTVKGGGLSALLHRYTIEKKVSKVENVLKKGVGVDSMNHLGQTPLFCASLLGFASVAEKLLQYGANPNHRCNDGSTPVHAAVFSCNPWLLSSLLDSGGDLRLHDDQGRMPKDWAEAGAQENSPKILAFLKRCESQMQRLLQTHPSRDARTTPTSSKTLLSSPSLLKLLRPWASGLTHENKINSKMSACDMMMQCFGYGKLYSERPELGLGLAASVPLISDSDLAQANDEPLNSFMCGSFIRMANYSWKGCRVTVKELHDQILQQYEERDGLLDLLVSEQEYCCQLSHPHLLLLMAVSMSIDLDSTKLVYERVNVGSLYSLLHQRRDEFPLLQLVDLLSVVLQVCEVLMYLHGRSLVLRALSSHTVLIVHPGIAKVTGLGFIVPSEGTTRYTPPPVPLPLSLINWAAPEVIRCRACTGKADLYSVCTLIQEIYTDALPWGSTDPRWIKRSVEAGQALIANPAVPEPYYQFLQVGLQHRAQHRTSNLHDLCYNLRCYIREISSENTRSGVNSWSALQSIPRWNTDINQAREQDKSVYQHCRTAVHNEIQENHLEGIYKEEESTTDTDDLHWDISHSGVTAWHEWPTTHHTPLSEPPCSSYSDTDKDLAISRCISKHTGSIVLNLKVSQVLLQQAEQSLDNIEAAQLDAPCFDEVDAVMKRVNMEKECSDGVVKAVGPPFKNYIPNWTINADEEVSQYSSAQDESFDSTSLSSSVQEENRDLKRVETTKRGQQQTGRQRSERLHVQLGLSETQKDDTLQSREKHIQTKPSWTSEVSEMVALMTRGWLGSPLSAFGSSDSEDVAEQQLHLQDRHSVNGYQEYETQESTDLEQLFKSFAGIQSDSEESTNYHTINHTFDVTNGVLEATSQTEDEGSSDGLDCTQKQQSSMFYTPKHHLSNHASSGEERSQSLSSEDELDITVEVCRPNTSPAEEKQAGENSLSEYQLAQEDSKESESITPVHSCLPDLAEIADLSSISCSPANHLVWVESAEAPPIPLSRGHPPCNSTPRSPKGHRTHLKDVQVGTEPLPHLQSLLDTSPWGSAPSNTVCTESYATVSAGDSSTTNASVSSILQSPVKISISKDGKEEIDSSSSGNAEFTTASSGARQTTETSPGPSEETEHPTENNIVGEEGEEVGDDDPSDSERQCEQESSDEKVFDDEDIAEKMEGCEGENPCQKHDHHPDRNPADNANSQKRDKSHSLDETERASSTLDEDLQRMFLERATEQRNPRDPGSLVSDIKGEGDVREDLGPPEGDYIETAAECINKLGEKIEAADQEKHPNRVLEQILPESVKLHC
- the LOC109096416 gene encoding uncharacterized protein LOC109096416 isoform X4, yielding MTGVQPMPCPVLLGTVKGGGLSALLHRYTIEKKVSKVENVLKKGVGVDSMNHLGQTPLFCASLLGFASVAEKLLQYGANPNHRCNDGSTPVHAAVFSCNPWLLSSLLDSGGDLRLHDDQGRMPKDWAEAGAQENSPKILAFLKRCESQMQRLLQTHPSRDARTTPTSSKTLLSSPSLLKLLRPWASGLTHENKINSKMSACDMMMQCFGYGKLYSERPELGLGLAASVPLISDSDLAQANDEPLNSFMCGSFIRMANYSWKGCRVTVKELHDQILQQYEERDGLLDLLVSEQEYCCQLSHPHLLLLMAVSMSIDLDSTKLVYERVNVGSLYSLLHQRRDEFPLLQLVDLLSVVLQVCEVLMYLHGRSLVLRALSSHTVLIVHPGIAKVTGLGFIVPSEGTTRYTPPPVPLPLSLINWAAPEVIRCRACTGKADLYSVCTLIQEIYTDALPWGSTDPRWIKRSVEAGQALIANPAVPEPYYQFLQVGLQHRAQHRTSNLHDLCYNLRCYIREISSENTRSGVNSWSALQSIPRWNTDINQAREQDKSVYQHCRTAVHNEIQENHLEGIYKEEESTTDTDDLHWDISHSGVTAWHEWPTTHHTPLSEPPCSSYSDTDKDLAISRCISKHTGSIVLNLKVSQVLLQQAEQSLDNIEAAQLDAPCFDEVDAVMKRVNMEKECSDGVVKAVGPPFKNYIPNWTINADEEVSQYSSAQDESFDSTSLSSSVQEENRDLKRVETTKRGQQQTGRQRLHVQLGLSETQKDDTLQSREKHIQTKPSWTSEVSEMVALMTRGWLGSPLSAFGSSDSEDVAEQQLHLQDRHSVNGYQEYETQESTDLEQLFKSFAGIQSDSEESTNYHTINHTFDVTNGVLEATSQTEDEGSSDGLDCTQKQQSSMFYTPKHHLSNHASSGEERSQSLSSEDELDITVEVCRPNTSPAEEKQAGENSLSEYQLAQEDSKESESITPVHSCLPDLAEIADLSSISCSPANHLVWVESAEAPPIPLSRGHPPCNSTPRSPKGHRTHLKDVQVGTEPLPHLQSLLDTSPWGSAPSNTVCTESYATVSAGDSSTTNASVSSILQSPVKISISKDGKEEIDSSSSGNAEFTTASSGARQTTETSPGPSEETEHPTENNIVGEEGEEVGDDDPSDSERQCEQESSDEKVFDDEDIAEKMEGCEGENPCQKHDHHPDRNPADNANSQKRDKSHSLDETERASSTLDEDLQRMFLERATEQRNPRDPGSLVSDIKGEGDVREDLGPPEGDYIETAAECINKLGEKIEAADQEKHPNSRVLEQILPESVKLHC